Proteins from a single region of Butyrivibrio fibrisolvens:
- a CDS encoding LytTR family DNA-binding domain-containing protein, with protein MRIAICDDEKRICSILAEKVENLFPDAEIMVYTSGASLIEAEIFPDILLLDIKMPKLDGMEVAKVLRDKGWRKILIFITGEESQVFNSFDFHAFHFLVKPVSDEKLKSVLEDAAEELRYLEKSQGIRDKYIEIQSGTEHIRVGLSKLIYAEVFDRKTILHTKQENIEYYGQLSALEVLVGRDFHRIHRSYLINMKYVERYDRTSVTMINGDNIPIARREYDGFIKAYLEYGRRRVQA; from the coding sequence ATGAGAATTGCTATATGCGATGATGAAAAAAGAATATGTTCCATTCTTGCCGAGAAAGTTGAAAATCTTTTCCCCGATGCGGAGATTATGGTTTATACATCAGGTGCTAGTCTTATTGAAGCGGAAATATTTCCGGATATTTTGTTGCTGGATATCAAGATGCCGAAATTAGACGGTATGGAAGTAGCAAAGGTCTTGAGAGATAAAGGCTGGCGAAAGATTTTAATATTTATAACAGGTGAAGAAAGTCAAGTATTCAATTCATTTGATTTTCATGCTTTTCACTTTCTTGTCAAACCAGTGTCCGATGAAAAGCTTAAATCTGTGCTTGAAGATGCAGCAGAGGAATTGAGATATCTAGAAAAGTCACAGGGCATCCGTGATAAATATATTGAAATACAGTCTGGAACAGAGCACATTCGAGTTGGCTTGTCGAAGCTGATATATGCAGAGGTGTTTGATAGGAAAACTATTCTTCACACAAAACAAGAAAACATTGAATACTATGGACAGTTATCAGCACTAGAGGTGCTTGTTGGAAGGGACTTTCATCGTATACATAGATCATATCTTATAAATATGAAATATGTGGAACGTTATGATAGAACATCGGTCACCATGATAAATGGCGATAATATTCCTATCGCTAGAAGAGAATATGATGGATTTATTAAGGCATACTTGGAATATGGCCGTAGGAGGGTTCAGGCATGA
- a CDS encoding sensor histidine kinase, with translation MNVEKMWEIANIVSAVIGLLFSGILVARFYVPYVLKKYMAVITGIVFFLVMTFLYLTPFKMSSISAYIIGIVSICLSSLLVERRNIPQKIFLSLTIYMFLWVSNVVASLPWELISKLTYANSSVNEQSRFILFVVALFLLIITENVLLFLEIIIAEKIYLRKLEIMEWRELTLLVSPYVAIIAGYWISAFMSDAYVKVSGEYIWNNYPIYDVIRALFGVIAFLAAITVMRSYQHIKQSQEDALQNVLISKQIEELTGHVHAMEKIYSDIRGIKHDINDHIMVLGNLLDKAENDEAIAYLNEWQNGFPMPDINVKTGNPVTDIVISEKKREAEESGIKFYEKFSYPTNGKVESIDIGVILNNALSNAIRASLESENPIIEVKSWKNNNAFLIQVKNSYSHMLNMNLETGYPETSKKDKETHGYGLMNIKRIAEKYFGTIQIEQDRDMVIFTAMMMIPE, from the coding sequence ATGAATGTAGAAAAAATGTGGGAGATAGCGAATATTGTATCTGCTGTAATAGGCTTATTGTTTAGTGGCATTCTTGTCGCACGCTTTTATGTTCCATACGTTTTAAAAAAATATATGGCGGTGATAACAGGAATTGTTTTCTTTTTGGTCATGACTTTTTTATACCTGACACCATTTAAGATGTCGAGTATTTCTGCCTATATTATTGGTATAGTATCAATCTGTTTATCCTCGTTGCTTGTTGAAAGAAGAAATATTCCGCAGAAGATTTTTTTATCTTTGACAATTTATATGTTTCTTTGGGTGTCAAATGTTGTTGCTTCATTACCATGGGAACTGATAAGTAAACTAACCTATGCGAATTCGTCTGTAAATGAGCAGAGTCGCTTTATTCTTTTTGTAGTGGCATTGTTTTTGTTAATTATCACAGAAAATGTATTGTTATTTTTAGAAATAATAATTGCAGAAAAAATTTACTTAAGGAAATTAGAAATAATGGAATGGAGAGAGCTGACGCTGCTTGTATCTCCTTATGTTGCGATAATAGCAGGATATTGGATTAGTGCATTTATGTCTGATGCGTATGTGAAAGTGTCTGGTGAATATATTTGGAATAATTATCCGATTTATGACGTAATTCGTGCACTGTTTGGAGTAATAGCATTTCTCGCCGCTATTACAGTTATGCGCTCATATCAACATATCAAGCAATCACAGGAAGATGCTCTGCAGAATGTGCTTATATCTAAGCAGATAGAAGAATTAACTGGTCATGTCCATGCAATGGAGAAGATATATTCTGATATACGTGGGATAAAGCATGATATCAATGACCATATCATGGTACTGGGAAATCTTCTTGACAAAGCAGAGAATGACGAGGCAATAGCTTATCTTAATGAATGGCAGAATGGGTTTCCTATGCCAGATATAAATGTTAAAACGGGAAATCCAGTCACGGATATAGTTATATCTGAGAAGAAGAGAGAGGCTGAAGAATCAGGAATTAAGTTTTATGAGAAATTCAGTTATCCAACAAATGGGAAAGTTGAATCCATAGACATTGGTGTTATTTTGAATAATGCTTTATCAAACGCAATTAGAGCTTCACTTGAAAGTGAAAATCCAATCATTGAGGTAAAATCATGGAAAAATAATAATGCTTTTTTGATACAGGTGAAAAACAGTTATTCGCATATGCTTAATATGAATTTAGAGACAGGCTATCCAGAAACCTCTAAGAAGGACAAGGAAACACATGGGTATGGACTTATGAATATAAAGAGAATTGCTGAAAAGTATTTTGGAACTATCCAAATTGAGCAGGATAGAGATATGGTTATTTTTACGGCCATGATGATGATACCAGAGTAA
- a CDS encoding FlxA-like family protein, translating to MRVGSVNNQTSTGIIQMPSKQGKDAFSKNIQNQIANAQKQMQELGENKEMSLEEKMKKRQEIQQQISDLQNQLRQHQIEQRKENQQKSGSSMDDMLGGSRQAARKTKGGTGMSSASMQAIISADSSMHQVKVQGAVKSEMEGKAGVLESEIKLDEARGGDTTKKREELAEVEKKAEDITASQMEILSDANKKMEEAAKADQEAAKTEKAESKDKTDKKDKTDKEDKQPGVVSEDDGAQVEAVHGTDHEYEPIDVVSEGVSVSTGSVAEPAGNNVDVKI from the coding sequence ATGAGAGTAGGAAGTGTTAACAATCAAACAAGTACTGGAATTATCCAAATGCCGTCAAAACAGGGAAAGGATGCATTTAGTAAAAATATCCAGAATCAGATAGCGAATGCTCAGAAACAGATGCAGGAGCTTGGCGAGAATAAGGAGATGTCGCTGGAAGAAAAGATGAAGAAGCGACAGGAGATTCAGCAGCAGATCAGCGACTTACAGAACCAGCTCCGGCAGCATCAGATTGAGCAGAGGAAGGAGAACCAGCAGAAGAGCGGCTCTTCCATGGATGATATGCTTGGAGGCAGCAGACAGGCTGCAAGAAAAACTAAAGGTGGCACTGGGATGTCAAGTGCCAGTATGCAGGCTATCATTTCAGCTGATTCATCCATGCATCAGGTCAAGGTGCAGGGGGCGGTGAAGTCTGAGATGGAAGGCAAGGCCGGAGTTTTAGAGTCCGAAATCAAGCTGGATGAAGCACGGGGCGGCGATACTACGAAAAAGAGGGAAGAGCTTGCAGAGGTTGAGAAAAAGGCTGAGGATATAACAGCCTCTCAGATGGAGATCCTGTCCGACGCAAATAAGAAAATGGAAGAGGCTGCCAAGGCAGACCAGGAAGCTGCGAAGACCGAGAAGGCTGAAAGTAAGGATAAGACTGATAAGAAGGACAAGACTGATAAAGAAGATAAGCAGCCCGGCGTTGTTTCTGAGGATGATGGTGCCCAGGTTGAAGCTGTACATGGAACAGATCATGAATATGAGCCGATTGATGTAGTTTCAGAGGGTGTTTCGGTGAGTACGGGTTCTGTGGCAGAGCCTGCCGGGAATAATGTTGATGTGAAGATTTGA
- the ccpM gene encoding Cys-rich peptide radical SAM maturase CcpM yields MNKPFIHCFETPKAKYFYDVNTNAIVRVSSDLYDYLSEGKKKHCNNGNIRRELETLEMAGMLSSEKWKGIEHPASQMLLENLNGSIEMLTLQITQQCNLRCNYCPYSGSYYNRIHSNKNMTIEVAKKAIDFYIKHSFDKREINIGFYGGEPIIQYDLIKKIVEYTEVKGEGKKVNYHITTNATLLDQEKISFLASHHFKMTISLDGPRELHDKNRKLMSGKGSFDKVMKNIQLIQKHYPDYMKEIMFNCVVDGQGDYGCLNEFFTNYDSVKESNTFFSDIAAEGIKDDDMLGYNEEYDKAYQYEVFKLLLSKCGFISEKEISPIVKSYYDVIKMRLKGRSEGYNYEDSGHPGGPCIPGIHKLFVNVNGDFYPCEKLNENIPEIVIGNIENGFDYQKIYNILNIGKTTQNECKNCWCSRFCYQCVLFSECGDRLSEKARLSHCEAVKSATENLFLDYCLIKEVEAEDNNIYFL; encoded by the coding sequence ATGAATAAACCATTCATACATTGTTTTGAAACGCCAAAAGCAAAATATTTTTATGATGTTAATACAAATGCCATAGTCAGGGTGTCATCGGATTTATATGATTATTTATCCGAAGGAAAGAAAAAGCATTGTAATAATGGGAATATAAGGAGAGAATTAGAAACGCTTGAAATGGCAGGAATGCTTAGTAGTGAAAAATGGAAGGGTATAGAACATCCAGCTTCACAAATGCTGTTGGAAAACCTAAATGGTTCAATTGAAATGTTGACATTGCAGATTACTCAACAATGCAACCTAAGATGTAATTATTGTCCATATTCTGGAAGCTATTATAACAGAATACATAGCAATAAAAATATGACTATTGAGGTGGCAAAAAAGGCCATAGATTTTTATATAAAACATTCTTTTGACAAGCGAGAAATTAATATCGGGTTTTATGGTGGAGAACCGATTATCCAATATGATCTTATAAAAAAAATAGTTGAATATACAGAAGTCAAAGGAGAAGGTAAAAAAGTCAATTATCATATAACAACAAATGCAACATTACTGGATCAAGAGAAAATATCTTTTCTTGCAAGTCATCATTTTAAAATGACGATAAGCTTAGATGGACCACGAGAATTACATGATAAGAATAGAAAACTAATGAGTGGTAAAGGAAGCTTTGACAAGGTAATGAAAAACATTCAGCTTATACAAAAGCATTATCCGGATTATATGAAGGAGATAATGTTTAACTGTGTTGTTGATGGACAGGGGGATTATGGATGCTTAAATGAATTCTTCACAAACTATGATAGCGTCAAAGAATCTAATACTTTCTTTAGTGACATTGCTGCTGAAGGAATTAAGGATGATGATATGCTTGGCTACAATGAAGAATATGATAAAGCATATCAATATGAAGTATTTAAGCTTCTATTAAGTAAGTGTGGTTTCATATCAGAAAAAGAGATATCTCCGATTGTTAAGTCGTATTATGATGTGATAAAAATGCGGCTTAAAGGCAGGAGCGAGGGTTATAATTACGAAGATTCAGGTCACCCAGGTGGACCTTGTATTCCTGGTATACACAAATTGTTTGTAAATGTTAATGGAGACTTTTATCCTTGTGAAAAACTAAATGAAAATATACCAGAAATAGTTATTGGAAATATTGAAAATGGCTTTGATTATCAAAAGATTTATAACATTTTGAATATAGGTAAAACTACTCAGAATGAGTGTAAAAATTGTTGGTGTAGTCGATTTTGTTATCAGTGTGTACTTTTTTCAGAATGTGGAGATCGGCTTTCAGAAAAAGCTAGGCTATCACATTGTGAAGCGGTTAAATCGGCGACGGAAAATTTATTTCTGGATTATTGTTTGATTAAAGAAGTTGAAGCAGAAGATAACAATATATATTTTCTGTAG
- a CDS encoding TIGR04066 family peptide maturation system protein produces MKRVVLYPYDVTDIHVLQHMDMTVYLNKEDLRLFCVAPRGWGYEGEDAGAKIGIATKICVESDYNRLIKNADILIITESFLPISETEIIHKIEDALLKGIEVIVLRKLSLSVQKLLLEKTHNNPNLKLYDGNKIRLNDDIDINDRTIEKVPAPIILVIGAGERCCKFDVQLELRRELHKRNYKITQIGSKNYSEFYGFHAFPDFMFSYGEDSESTKIIRFNKYILQLYKEENPDVIIIGVPGGAFPYDDFFHNEFGILNYYVSHAVMADYIIFNSLYVDNMQGYLNDVINQLYNKYDYEVDQVYVSNFALNYPVSKSDKELSYITCNTQFVIEKTDGTSTFTIFDNKTKEKSIKKLVSTLQEYANISVL; encoded by the coding sequence TTGAAGAGAGTTGTCCTATATCCATACGATGTAACGGATATTCATGTTTTACAGCACATGGATATGACGGTTTATCTTAATAAAGAAGACCTGAGATTATTTTGTGTCGCACCGAGAGGATGGGGATATGAGGGTGAAGATGCAGGAGCTAAGATAGGGATAGCTACAAAGATTTGTGTCGAATCCGATTATAATCGCTTGATAAAAAATGCAGATATTTTAATAATAACAGAATCATTTTTACCGATATCGGAAACAGAAATTATACATAAAATAGAAGATGCCTTATTAAAAGGGATAGAAGTTATTGTGCTACGAAAATTGAGCTTATCAGTTCAAAAGCTGTTGCTTGAAAAAACACACAATAACCCAAATTTGAAGTTATATGACGGAAATAAAATACGGTTAAATGATGATATTGACATAAATGATAGAACTATAGAAAAGGTACCTGCTCCTATAATACTTGTCATCGGAGCTGGAGAGAGATGCTGTAAGTTTGATGTGCAATTGGAATTGAGGAGAGAATTACATAAAAGAAATTATAAGATAACTCAAATTGGCAGCAAAAATTATTCTGAGTTTTATGGATTTCATGCATTTCCGGATTTTATGTTTAGCTACGGCGAAGATTCAGAATCCACTAAGATTATTAGATTTAATAAATATATTTTGCAACTGTACAAGGAAGAAAATCCTGATGTGATAATTATTGGAGTGCCAGGAGGAGCTTTTCCATATGATGATTTCTTCCATAACGAATTTGGCATATTAAACTATTATGTTTCCCATGCGGTTATGGCTGATTACATCATATTTAACTCACTTTATGTAGATAATATGCAGGGATATTTGAATGACGTTATAAATCAACTTTACAACAAATATGATTATGAGGTGGATCAGGTATATGTAAGCAATTTTGCACTCAATTACCCAGTATCTAAATCAGATAAGGAACTGTCATATATTACATGTAATACTCAATTTGTTATTGAGAAAACGGATGGGACAAGTACATTTACTATTTTTGATAACAAGACGAAGGAAAAATCCATAAAAAAACTTGTATCAACATTACAGGAATATGCAAATATTTCGGTTTTATAA
- a CDS encoding AAA family ATPase, whose protein sequence is MEYFTRYGLEFNPFIKNSREIIVDTAEHREALFRLDYLAKTKGFGLLTGSPGRGKTTVIRHWSSSLNPSLYKVIYSSLSTLTPNDFYRNLVSEFGAQPAFKKPSNFKIIQEEVTRLSVEKRKTPVIIIDEANYINNAILNDLKILFNFEMDSRDRAVILLAGLPNLNSTLGLGIHEPLRQRIVMNYNLDGVTKEEGRSYISEKLKGAGCNQTIFDDAAMEAILNAADGTPRLINKYCNASLLIGDSAKADLITTDIVMQAVNDCELG, encoded by the coding sequence ATGGAATACTTTACACGCTACGGGCTTGAGTTTAACCCATTTATCAAGAACTCAAGGGAGATAATCGTTGATACCGCAGAACACAGGGAAGCCCTGTTCCGCCTTGACTACCTGGCCAAGACCAAAGGATTCGGCCTGCTCACCGGAAGTCCCGGTAGAGGCAAGACAACTGTCATAAGGCACTGGTCATCATCGCTGAATCCCTCGCTGTATAAAGTTATATATTCAAGTCTTTCCACCCTGACCCCGAATGATTTCTACAGAAATCTTGTTTCAGAGTTTGGCGCCCAGCCTGCATTCAAGAAACCAAGTAATTTCAAGATCATCCAGGAAGAAGTCACACGCCTGTCCGTTGAAAAGAGGAAAACGCCTGTGATCATCATTGATGAAGCGAACTATATCAACAATGCCATCCTTAACGATCTCAAGATTCTTTTTAACTTTGAGATGGATTCCAGGGACAGAGCAGTCATTCTGCTTGCCGGACTTCCGAACCTTAATTCCACACTTGGGCTTGGTATTCATGAACCCCTCAGGCAGAGAATCGTCATGAACTACAACCTTGATGGTGTGACCAAGGAAGAAGGCCGCAGCTATATCTCTGAAAAGCTCAAAGGTGCTGGCTGTAATCAGACCATCTTTGATGATGCAGCAATGGAAGCAATACTCAACGCAGCTGATGGTACTCCGCGTCTCATAAACAAGTACTGTAACGCCAGCCTCCTTATAGGTGACAGCGCCAAAGCTGATCTCATTACAACCGACATCGTCATGCAGGCAGTCAATGACTGCGAACTTGGTTAG
- a CDS encoding DDE-type integrase/transposase/recombinase: MDQEKQQNIALMRYSVISPIISGLWEDYSSLTAFFNDASAKGVLAPDGSVKHFAPQTIERWYRNYKKGGFDALIPTGRVDQGLPRKLDADLQEQIRYLKTNYPRMSAASIHRQLQDNGSIKVGTVSESTVNRYVNQLSLEMKTTTNPDMRRYERPHINEVWCGDSSVGPYLKTDDGKKHKVYIIALIDDASRFIVGIDVFFNDNFVNLMSVIKSAVAKYGRPQMFNFDNGSSYKNKQMELLAARIGSVIHYDQPYTPTQKAKIERWFRTMKDQWMSGLDIRDFHSLDELRGNLFAYVQKYNQTVHSSLNGRSPQDRYFSEPNLFHRLSDEEIDHSFLLEIERRVSADNVITIDQVEYEVDCRFSKQHIKLRYSPGLDEIYIVEADGTLTPIRLLNKVENSKVKRDKVHICRGED, from the coding sequence ATGGATCAGGAAAAACAACAAAACATTGCTCTTATGAGATACTCTGTTATCTCTCCAATCATTTCAGGTCTCTGGGAAGACTACTCATCCCTTACGGCTTTCTTTAATGACGCCTCAGCCAAGGGAGTTTTAGCTCCTGATGGCTCGGTCAAGCACTTTGCACCACAGACCATTGAGCGCTGGTACCGTAACTACAAGAAAGGCGGTTTTGATGCTCTCATCCCTACAGGCCGTGTGGATCAGGGTCTGCCCCGAAAGCTGGATGCAGATCTTCAGGAACAGATCAGATATCTCAAAACCAACTACCCCCGCATGTCCGCAGCATCTATCCACAGACAGCTTCAGGATAACGGAAGCATAAAAGTAGGCACTGTTTCAGAATCAACAGTCAACCGCTACGTCAATCAGCTCTCACTTGAAATGAAGACCACCACAAACCCTGACATGCGACGTTACGAGCGCCCACACATCAACGAGGTATGGTGCGGAGATTCAAGCGTTGGCCCCTATCTTAAGACCGATGATGGCAAGAAGCATAAAGTCTACATCATTGCCCTTATCGATGATGCAAGCAGGTTCATCGTAGGCATAGATGTTTTCTTCAATGACAACTTTGTTAACCTCATGTCTGTCATAAAATCAGCAGTTGCAAAGTATGGACGTCCACAGATGTTCAACTTTGACAATGGCAGTTCCTACAAGAACAAGCAGATGGAACTCCTTGCCGCCCGCATCGGCTCAGTCATCCATTATGACCAGCCTTACACGCCTACACAGAAAGCAAAGATCGAGCGCTGGTTCCGCACCATGAAAGATCAGTGGATGTCAGGCCTCGACATCAGGGATTTCCATTCCCTCGATGAACTCAGAGGTAATCTCTTTGCCTATGTGCAGAAGTACAATCAGACCGTACATTCTTCCTTAAACGGAAGATCACCGCAGGACAGATACTTCTCAGAACCAAATCTTTTCCACCGCCTCAGCGATGAAGAGATAGACCACTCCTTCCTCCTCGAAATCGAAAGAAGAGTCTCGGCTGATAATGTCATCACCATAGACCAGGTTGAATACGAAGTGGACTGCCGTTTTTCAAAGCAGCATATCAAGCTCCGCTATTCTCCAGGGCTTGACGAAATTTACATTGTTGAAGCCGATGGAACACTTACGCCAATCCGTCTCCTAAACAAAGTGGAGAATTCCAAAGTTAAGAGAGACAAGGTACATATCTGCAGAGGAGAAGACTGA
- a CDS encoding DUF6431 domain-containing protein: MITLYVEENNPITPCFYNSVLNNLQFHQLKCPCGQSGCLSVHGYYNRYVKTEDGKVMFRICRVKCDQCGRTHAILLSSMVPYSQISFQDHLQIITAHEKETLSSITLSSALSFDESNFRYIIRMYLKHWKQRLISERISVDSESLISSCFQYFKRQFMQIKCTPNILFLNTT; the protein is encoded by the coding sequence ATGATAACCCTTTACGTCGAAGAAAACAATCCGATTACACCATGTTTCTACAACTCTGTCCTAAACAATCTCCAGTTCCATCAGCTCAAATGCCCTTGTGGTCAGTCAGGCTGCCTATCCGTCCATGGTTATTACAACAGATATGTTAAAACCGAGGATGGAAAAGTAATGTTCAGGATCTGCCGTGTGAAATGCGATCAGTGTGGACGCACTCACGCTATCCTTCTGTCATCAATGGTTCCTTATTCCCAGATATCATTCCAGGATCACCTTCAGATAATCACAGCTCATGAAAAAGAGACGCTTTCAAGCATCACTCTTTCCTCAGCTCTGTCTTTTGACGAGAGCAACTTTAGATACATCATCAGGATGTACCTGAAGCACTGGAAACAACGGCTTATCTCCGAACGTATTTCTGTTGATAGCGAAAGCCTTATAAGCAGCTGTTTTCAATACTTCAAGCGTCAGTTCATGCAGATTAAATGTACTCCAAATATCCTTTTCTTAAATACCACATAA
- the ccpM gene encoding Cys-rich peptide radical SAM maturase CcpM: protein MREEIQARSSAFRRMYMRMKKPNYYLFEEGKKCYLYDVNINSIVSISRELYLFLSEWKDNIDREIPESLRETIQFLTGHGYLSEKRIINSVSHFEAEVLQDLLNGNMSSIILQVTQNCNLRCKYCVYSGSYINRTHTKARMSVDTAKKAIDFLASHSSNSSDISIGFYGGEPLLEISLIKEIVTYARGIFGGKKINFNITTNATLLNLDIADFLIENGFNITVSLDGPKEIHNKNRVFANSNEGSFDTVMKNIEAIKERFPEAIERIAFNAVIDMSQDVGCSNDFFMSYDTVKNIGVNGTFVNQVNRKDAIQYDYKNYADANYEVFKVFLYACKKEMFNVYKPTVFGSEISSIKQTMCDRYVGKEGFEDRISPGGQCLPGIQRFFVTVDGKFFPCERVDETSDDLCIGNLEEGIAIDKALSILNIAQLTTEQCKNCWCYKMCYQCVAKAQKDGKIDASARLKWCTQTKENVENTIRNYIVLKKYGCEFEEV from the coding sequence TTGCGTGAAGAAATTCAAGCAAGGTCTTCTGCTTTTAGGAGAATGTATATGCGCATGAAAAAACCAAATTATTATCTTTTTGAAGAAGGAAAGAAGTGTTATTTATATGATGTGAATATTAATTCTATAGTATCTATTTCGAGAGAATTGTATCTTTTTTTATCTGAATGGAAGGATAATATAGATCGTGAAATACCTGAATCTTTAAGAGAAACCATACAATTTCTAACAGGGCATGGGTATTTGTCTGAAAAGAGAATAATAAACAGTGTATCACATTTTGAAGCGGAAGTTTTGCAGGATCTCCTAAATGGTAATATGTCATCGATTATTCTTCAAGTGACGCAGAATTGTAATTTGCGATGCAAGTATTGTGTTTATTCTGGAAGTTATATTAATCGTACACATACCAAAGCAAGGATGTCTGTAGACACGGCTAAAAAAGCGATTGATTTTTTGGCAAGCCATTCTTCCAATAGTAGTGATATTTCAATAGGTTTCTATGGCGGTGAGCCTTTATTGGAAATCAGTTTAATTAAAGAAATAGTTACTTATGCTAGAGGAATATTTGGTGGTAAAAAAATTAATTTCAACATAACTACAAACGCTACACTGCTTAATTTGGATATAGCAGATTTTTTGATTGAAAATGGATTCAATATTACTGTTAGTTTAGATGGACCGAAAGAAATTCATAATAAAAATCGAGTGTTTGCAAATAGCAATGAGGGCTCTTTCGATACAGTTATGAAAAATATAGAGGCTATAAAAGAAAGATTTCCGGAAGCTATAGAGAGAATTGCATTCAATGCTGTAATTGATATGTCTCAAGATGTCGGATGTTCAAATGATTTCTTTATGAGTTATGATACAGTAAAGAATATTGGCGTAAATGGTACTTTTGTAAATCAGGTTAATAGGAAAGATGCTATCCAATATGATTATAAAAACTATGCAGATGCTAACTATGAGGTTTTTAAAGTGTTTTTATATGCTTGTAAGAAAGAAATGTTTAACGTATATAAGCCGACAGTTTTTGGTAGTGAGATCTCATCAATTAAGCAAACGATGTGCGACAGATATGTGGGTAAAGAGGGATTTGAGGATAGAATAAGCCCTGGTGGTCAGTGTTTGCCCGGAATACAAAGGTTTTTTGTGACCGTTGATGGGAAATTTTTCCCATGTGAAAGAGTAGATGAAACATCAGATGATTTATGCATAGGCAATCTTGAAGAGGGAATAGCAATTGATAAAGCATTAAGTATTTTGAATATAGCACAGCTGACTACAGAGCAATGTAAAAATTGTTGGTGTTATAAGATGTGTTATCAATGTGTTGCTAAAGCACAAAAGGATGGAAAAATAGATGCATCGGCAAGATTGAAATGGTGCACGCAAACAAAAGAAAATGTGGAAAATACCATAAGAAATTATATCGTACTAAAAAAATATGGATGTGAATTTGAGGAGGTGTAG
- a CDS encoding TIGR04066 family peptide maturation system protein yields the protein MRIGLFPYSVDNRCLCKYEKLCKYKYSYLISYGSFFKDVNNPKDDRIILLDDAKSYPVEIDRVFFVDCNTLSFEDYDKALKLFVQKGIEVVLATGKYDDALMKNNSECSPLIKDIHDIKLVTEISVEEAESLEKRDISVPIIAILGTGYNVSKFDIQLYLGTNFIKKGYRVSQIASKKAGELFGFHSTPDFMFNNKYSNQEKIFKYNEYVRLISKTEKPDVIIIGVPEPILPLNKKHPFNMGIIAYEVMNAVDVDYTILALMHGEYSDEFKDEMNNFFKYRYNTEIDDFYISNFTIVSNSLYSRELTYAYVSDSTVSDIEGKYWHEKDLDDMMFFNRIEEQLKRFADYEQF from the coding sequence TTGAGAATAGGATTATTTCCATATTCAGTAGACAATAGATGTTTGTGTAAGTATGAGAAGCTTTGTAAATATAAGTATTCTTACCTGATTTCTTATGGGAGTTTTTTTAAGGATGTGAACAACCCTAAAGATGATAGAATTATTTTGCTTGACGATGCGAAGAGTTATCCAGTAGAGATTGATAGAGTCTTCTTTGTGGATTGCAATACCTTGTCGTTTGAAGACTATGACAAGGCGCTTAAGTTGTTTGTACAAAAAGGCATAGAAGTTGTTCTTGCTACTGGTAAATATGATGATGCATTAATGAAGAATAATTCTGAATGTAGTCCTCTGATTAAAGATATACATGATATAAAACTTGTGACGGAAATCAGTGTTGAAGAGGCCGAAAGTCTTGAAAAGAGGGATATTAGTGTTCCTATAATAGCAATTTTAGGAACAGGATATAATGTTTCTAAATTTGATATCCAATTATATCTGGGAACCAATTTTATCAAAAAAGGATATAGAGTGTCGCAGATTGCCTCAAAAAAAGCCGGTGAGCTATTTGGATTTCATTCAACACCTGATTTTATGTTCAATAATAAATATTCTAATCAAGAGAAAATATTTAAATATAACGAATATGTTAGGCTGATTAGCAAGACTGAAAAACCAGATGTGATAATAATTGGAGTACCGGAGCCTATTTTACCTTTAAACAAAAAACACCCTTTTAATATGGGGATTATAGCATATGAAGTGATGAATGCAGTAGACGTAGATTATACAATTTTAGCGCTTATGCATGGTGAATATTCAGATGAGTTTAAGGACGAAATGAATAATTTCTTTAAATATAGGTACAATACGGAGATTGATGATTTTTATATTTCAAATTTTACGATTGTTTCAAATTCTCTGTATTCTAGAGAACTGACATATGCATACGTTTCTGACAGTACAGTATCTGATATAGAGGGTAAATACTGGCATGAAAAAGATTTAGACGATATGATGTTTTTTAATCGTATTGAAGAACAGTTAAAGCGATTTGCCGATTATGAACAATTCTAG